The following are encoded in a window of Artemia franciscana chromosome 19, ASM3288406v1, whole genome shotgun sequence genomic DNA:
- the LOC136039483 gene encoding dnaJ homolog subfamily B member 6-B-like has translation MNRKRNDRAHSSSFRSMGSRIRKWVKSVTSFGATQGNDPRRNENERGKATKKNTEDYYTILKLNRNASQADIRKAYRRLALRWHPDKNPDNQEEAAIRFKDISEAYEVLINEEKRRVYDQYSKDGLACSANRGSSSWAQQDGLFDLLFRNPDDVFKEFFGCDISEMSRCMFEPSDTLQFPSVFNPYVSGREGYSQFLISDSRILSDTDTRIVGNKKTVTKKVVKNGVETITVTENGVLKLKTVNGVSQALEF, from the coding sequence atgaatagaaaaagaaatgatAGAGCACATTCGTCGTCATTTCGATCAATGGGTAGTAGAATTAGGAAGTGGGTGAAGTCAGTCACATCATTTGGAGCAACTCAGGGCAATGATCCAAGgcgaaatgaaaatgaaagagGAAAAGCAACTAAGAAAAATACGGAAGATTATTATACTATTCTAAAGTTAAATAGAAATGCATCACAAGCTGATATAAGAAAAGCCTACCGTCGTCTGGCTTTAAGATGGCATCCTGATAAAAATCCAGATAATCAGGAAGAAGCTGCAATCCGTTTTAAAGACATTTCAGAAGCTTATGAAGTTCTGATTAATGAAGAAAAACGTCGAGTGTATGATCAGTACAGTAAAGACGGACTTGCTTGCAGTGCTAACCGTGGATCAAGTTCATGGGCTCAGCAAGATGGTCTGTTTGACTTATTATTCCGAAACCCTGATGAtgtgtttaaagaattttttggaTGTGACATTTCTGAGATGTCTCGATGCATGTTTGAACCATCAGATACCCTTCAGTTTCCTTCAGTTTTCAACCCTTATGTTAGTGGAAGAGAAGGATATTCTCAATTTTTGATATCGGATAGTAGGATACTATCCGATACTGATACTAGGATAGTTGGAAACAAGAAGACTGTCACCAAAAAGGTTGTTAAAAATGGTGTTGAAACCATCACTGTTACTGAAAATGGTGTCTTGAAATTAAAAACCGTGAATGGTGTCTCTCAAGCACTAGAGTTTTAG